GTGCTTAGGCACACCTTCAGTACCTGTTCTTTAGGTTTAACAGCGCAGATTTGGAATGATTTCATATGTTAGCTCTTGTAATATAAACAACACATCTGCTAGCAAGCTAATTAGCAAGCTAATCTAAATGTTGGAAGTGTTTATCGTGTCATACGGTGATGCCATGATGAAACAAACTATTCAGCGGTTAACCAGAACACATTTTAGTCAATTCGCTTCCAAAAATCAAGCATTACAAAATTTAGATTACCGCTAACCGAAAAAATAACTAACTTAGCAGATCCAAACTACGGCACGATAATCGAACAGCAGCTAGACTCTCCACTGAGACgtattattaataaaaactaaacagtaaaattaaataaaatgaaaagggcGTTCCCCACCAGCAGCTGGCAGAGCTATCGTGAGGTTTGctatgctaacattagcctaGCCTCTACACTAGCTCCCCCTTTACTCATTGACAGGGTTCGGGCCCAACCTGGACGGGTTTTCCACCTCCGCTTCGTCTGTCACCGTAAATCCGCGTCTCCAGTGTCTGGAGACGCACTCTCAGGTTATCGATTTCCAGTTTGTTATCCATTCTTCAGCACAGACAGAGATATTGCTCCAATTCAACACAGTCTGCCCTAACGAGTCACGGACTTGGAGGGTCGCATACTGATGACGTGAGTCGATATTGATTTGATATTAAATGACGTTTAGATTGTGAAAATATTTAGCCGACAAGCTTCCTAAGATAATTTAAATACGTTTCTTCTTAAACATTTTGTCCATATACAATACGCGTTCTTAATTTAAGAGAATTCGCGACGTTTAAGACGTCGTTATTGCCGCAAAGGCCGCCGTCGCTAGGGGCCGCTGTTTTTAATGAGGTTCGTAACTCTCCTCCGGTAACAGTAGTGGAATGACAACACCGACAGTCACGGCCCTTCTTCCTTCATTCCATTCTACCCAACGTCGACAGAAAGTAAGCTTCTCGTTCTCCTTCCAGGACGCGAGATGTTTTACTTTGTGTACAACAATACAAACATAGAAGACGGAAgtatgtttgtttttggttaGCTGTCCGGCGCTGTGATTCCTGTGGCTACAAGACGTTAGCTTAGCTAGCCTCAGCGCTAACGTCATGGTGTGCCTCTGCGTAGTTTGACCGGGTTGGAGTTTGAAAGCCTCAGAGCGGAGCTATAACCTCGTAATAAGCACCACAACAAACTGCTAAGAGCTAAATGTCCGGCCCAAACCCTCACCGTGTTTCTGACATTGTCTTTGCTAAAGGTTTAAACGACGCTTGCTCGTCTTCCAGGTTGTGGTTGTTGACAACACGACGCTGTCTACCCCCGGACCTCAGGGTCTTTGTTCGGGGTATTTATTCTTTATGTGCCGCTGGGAGAACCGGCAGCATGGCAGATGACAAGGACGTGCTGAGGGACGTGTGGTTCGGCCGGATCCCGACCTGCTTCACCCTGAACCAGGATGAAGTCACCGAGAGAGAGGCTGAGCCCTACTATGTAAGTGACGTCATCGTTTGAGCCCGACGATGTAAGCGACGTCATCGTTGCACTCACTCAAAGGTTTTAGGAATGCTGTAAAGTAAGGCTGCTTTCAAAAGTAGAGAAATCAATTGTTTGTTTCGAGGAATAAAAACAGCTGAAACATTTGAATCACGTCAATAATCGGTGTTTCCACCGTTTGCCTTTAAAACGCAAACCTTCTACTCTCCATCCTGACGGAGGCTTTTACTCAGGACTGTGTAATAACCAGTAACGCGTCCCTCTGGTTCCTCCCAGCTGATGCTACCGAGGGTGAGCTACCTGCCTCTGGTTACCGACAAGGTGAAGAAACACTTCCTGAAAGCGATGAAGGCCGAGGATGTGGAGGAGGTGTGGTTTGAGTTCGAGGGGACGCCGCTGAAATGGTGAGGAAACGATCACTGAAGCTTTGTGTTCCATCCCAAACGTTCCGGCTACGCCTGAGCAGGAAGCTCGTTTGATGCTGCAAAGGAATAACTTTCCTACTTacgaaagaaaagagagagagagaaaaatccaCACCCCTCAACAAAGGCAGCACACAGTCGGAATCACAGCTCCGAatgcccccccgcccgcccccgcTGAGCTGAGCCAGGAGGCCTCACTGGAGGTCCGAGCAGAGGACCCGGCCAGTTACCGGACCGCAGACGCAAAGTTCTTCCACACGATGTCAGCGTTGCGACAGAGATGATGGAAAATCATCAAACGTCAGCCTGGATGGGAATTTGATTAGCTGTAAAAGTATCGGTCGTCTTTACGGTTGCGGTTTATTCGGTGACATCATCGTCCGGGTTTTGGGCCCGCTCCCGTCTGCTGTTCCGTTTCCAGGCACTATCCCGTCGGGGTTCTGTTCGACCTCCACGCCTCCAGCACCGTCCTCCCCTGGAGCGTTGCTGTGCACTTTAAGGTGAGCATCGGTCACCAGCTGCTGTCCGCAGCCTGTTCTCCTTCCTGTGTAGAGGTCACGGAGGTGTCacggtgtgcgtgtgtgtggcagaaCTTTCCGGACCGGGACCTGCTGCACTGCCCGTCCAACTCGGTGATTGAGGCTCACTCATGTCCTGCATCAAAGAGGCCGACGCCCTGAAGCACAAGAGCCAAGTCGTGAACGACATGCAGAAAAAAGACCACAAACAGCTGTGGATGGGCCTTCAGAACGGtgagacgcgcacgcacacacacacacacacacacacacgcacacacacacatgcacacacacgcacacacccacacgcacacacacgcacacacacgcacgcacacacacacacacacacacgcacacacacacgcacacacacgcacacgcacacacacacacacacacgcgcgcacacacgcacacacacacatgcacacacacacacacacatgcgcacacacacacacacgcacacacgcacacgcacacacacacacacacacacgcacacacacacacacgcacacgcacacacacacacacgcacacacacacacacgcacacacacgcacacacacacacacacacacacgcacacacacacgcacacacacacgcgcacacacgcacgcacgcacacacgcacacacgcacacacacacacacacacacacacgcacgcgcgctcCCACCCACCTGTCCAGGCGGGGCTGTGgttccccgggggggggggggggggggtcgtgatGTGGGAGCTGGATCTGGAGGAGCTGGGACAGATTCCAGACTTTGTTCTCGTCTGTGGAAATGCGAACCCAACGTGCGGCGTGCGATTCCAGGGGTCACTTCAGGCCagggagacaggaaacaggaagcagcagaacgATAGCGTTTGATCCCCCTTTTGATGGATTTGACGATGATTTTTTTGAAACACCCTGACTGCTCTCAGAGAGGCCTTAAATCCTTCCTTAAATCCTGAACGTCCTTCCGAGCCCCTAAAGGAGGACGTCGTGTT
The sequence above is drawn from the Brachionichthys hirsutus isolate HB-005 unplaced genomic scaffold, CSIRO-AGI_Bhir_v1 contig_1249, whole genome shotgun sequence genome and encodes:
- the LOC137917059 gene encoding LOW QUALITY PROTEIN: autophagy protein 5-like (The sequence of the model RefSeq protein was modified relative to this genomic sequence to represent the inferred CDS: inserted 1 base in 1 codon) — translated: MADDKDVLRDVWFGRIPTCFTLNQDEVTEREAEPYYLMLPRVSYLPLVTDKVKKHFLKAMKAEDVEEVWFEFEGTPLKWHYPVGVLFDLHASSTVLPWSVAVHFKNFPDRDLLHCPSNSVIEAHXMSCIKEADALKHKSQVVNDMQKKDHKQLWMGLQNDKFDQFWAMNRKLMEYPPEEGGFRYIPFRIYQ